GATAAGTCGCTCAAAACAGCGATCGTTACTTTAGTGGGTTATTGGTTATCAAAGCCACACCCGCACGTTGGCAAATGTGCTTCAGTAGTGATGTAGTTCTCGTTAAAATGGGGAATACTGAAAATATAGGTAGGCAGATAAAATCAAGTACCAATTTTTCTGCTTTGAGAGTTTACGTTTCTTAATCTCTAGTCCCCGCTTACTGATTGCCCTATATGAGTTATAGCTTAAAAAATCAATTTCGAGATGTGACTAATCGCACTGTTGGCAATCAACTCCAGGCAATTCCCATGGTCATAGTCATCAGTCTAATTCTCTTTGGGGGAATTGGTTGGCGTTTAAGTTATTTACAGTTGCAGCAGGGAGTAATTAATCAGAAAAAAGCTGAAAATAATCGGATTCGTATCGTTCCCAAACCACCCGTTAGAGGTCTTATCTTGGATCGCAACGGCAAAATACTAGCAACTAATCGCCAGTCTTATTCGGCTTATTTATGGCCTAAGGCACAAAAAGAGAAAAATTGGCGCATAAACCGCGATCGCATCGCGCAAATACTGGAGCTCAAACCCAAAGAGCTGCAAAAGAAGGTAGAGGAAGCAGGATACAATTACCCCAGTTTAATTCCGATTGCTCGTAACTTGACTCCAGAACAAATCACGGTATTAGAAGAATATAAATCACAGTTAAAATGGGTCGAAATAGATATTGGTCAAGTACGATATTATCCTCAAGCTAAATTAGCCTCTCATATTTTGGGCTACACAGGAGAATTAGACCAAGAGGAATTAGAGCAGAAAAAGCCTGATGGTTATCGCTTGGGAGATATCATGGGCAAAATGGGAGTAGAGTCTGCTTATGAAGCACAACTGCGGGGAGAATGGGGCGGGTTAAAGCTTGGTGTAGATGGATCTGGACGGATAATTAACTTTTTGGGTCAAACCCATGCCAAAACGGGTAAAGATTTAACTCTAACTATTGATGCAGACCTTCAACGGGCTGCCGAAACTGCATTAGGAACAAATAGAGGAGCAATTGTCGCCTTAAATCCTCATAATGGCGAAGTATTAGCTATGGCTAGCTATCCTAGTTTCGATCCCAATATTTTCTCTTCTAACATTACTCCTCAAGTCTGGCAAGAATTACAGTCGCAAGGAAATCCTTTCTTAAATCTGGCTTTACGAGCTTTTCCTCCCGCTTCTACCTTTAAGATCGTTACCGCCACGGCAGGATTAGAATCAGGTAAGTATCCTCCTAATACAGTTTTGGGTACGTATCCCTATTTATCTGTTGGGGGAACGAGATTTGGAGAATGGAATAAAAGCGGTTTTGGTTCTTTGGGCTATGTATCTGCTATGGCTTGGAGCAGTAATACTTTTTTTGGTCAAGTTGGGCAGGGAGTCGGTGGAGAAGAGTTAATTAAAACGGCCAGACTGTATGGCTTTGGTGAACCAACGGGGATCGAATTAACAGGAGAAACAGGGGGGTTAATTGCCGATGATGCTTGGAAACGGCTCAACTTTGAAGACTGGGGGTGGACAGTAGGAGATACGGTAAATATGTCTATCGGTCAGGGATTCACCAGCGCAACGCCTTTACAAATTGCGGTAATGTTTAGCGCGATCGCTAATGATGGCTATCGAGTACAGCCTCATTTACTACACACAGACAATCAGTCAAAATCAAGCAAAACCAGCTTAAATCTTAAACCCACAACATTGTCTACAATTCAACAGGGATTGAGAGCAGTAGTTGATGGCGGTACAGGAACAAAGCTAAACTCTCCCAATACTCCCCCAGGGGCAGGCAAAAGTGGTACAGCAGAAGCCCCTCCAGGTGAATCTCATACTTGGTTTGGCGCCTATGCTCCCTTCGATAAACCAGAAATAGTTGTGGTGGCATTTGCCGAACATTCTGGAGGTGGAGGTGGATCGGTTGCTGCACCGTTGGTTAGACAGATAATGGAAACTTATTTTAAACCAGATAAAATTACCAAAAACTAACGGTTTTCAAGCCATGCCCTTTAAGGACATCCAGTTTTTGGCTAATAGCTAAAGATAGAAACCACGAAGCTAGTTTAAACCAAATAAATTGCGCTTTTTTGCCAAAG
The sequence above is a segment of the Coleofasciculaceae cyanobacterium genome. Coding sequences within it:
- the mrdA gene encoding penicillin-binding protein 2, whose product is MTNRTVGNQLQAIPMVIVISLILFGGIGWRLSYLQLQQGVINQKKAENNRIRIVPKPPVRGLILDRNGKILATNRQSYSAYLWPKAQKEKNWRINRDRIAQILELKPKELQKKVEEAGYNYPSLIPIARNLTPEQITVLEEYKSQLKWVEIDIGQVRYYPQAKLASHILGYTGELDQEELEQKKPDGYRLGDIMGKMGVESAYEAQLRGEWGGLKLGVDGSGRIINFLGQTHAKTGKDLTLTIDADLQRAAETALGTNRGAIVALNPHNGEVLAMASYPSFDPNIFSSNITPQVWQELQSQGNPFLNLALRAFPPASTFKIVTATAGLESGKYPPNTVLGTYPYLSVGGTRFGEWNKSGFGSLGYVSAMAWSSNTFFGQVGQGVGGEELIKTARLYGFGEPTGIELTGETGGLIADDAWKRLNFEDWGWTVGDTVNMSIGQGFTSATPLQIAVMFSAIANDGYRVQPHLLHTDNQSKSSKTSLNLKPTTLSTIQQGLRAVVDGGTGTKLNSPNTPPGAGKSGTAEAPPGESHTWFGAYAPFDKPEIVVVAFAEHSGGGGGSVAAPLVRQIMETYFKPDKITKN